In Brachyhypopomus gauderio isolate BG-103 unplaced genomic scaffold, BGAUD_0.2 sc124, whole genome shotgun sequence, the following proteins share a genomic window:
- the rnf10 gene encoding E3 ubiquitin-protein ligase RNF10, whose translation MLKSSDALSQESGPSPSPSCPNMEKNPNASGKVPPRSSGPAPTDAKTKTDAKSNGGSKRYTRKREPSFPKVEGFPGPRRTHPQKGKSFDKRPPQRGAGGGRPGGLMGGGRREEVAETRRAEFSPAQFSGPKKISLNHLLNFTFEPRGGHFGSGGDGHSCWGRRNKWGHKHKPFNKELFLQANCQFVVINDQDYQAHFTDPDTLVNWDCVQQVRIYSHEVPSCPICLYPPAAAHITRCGHIYCWSCMLHYLSLSDKSWSKCPICYEAVHSADLKSVVAMETRQYVPGDRITMRLMCREKGVLVALPSSQWVKVEEPIRFGDVRLSAYSKLLLASQEQVLGLLAEERAALKHQLRQEQDDPQACFIQGALLQLQEREDLLLKQKSQDGGAGGGADVGRLSLADRTPAEVAVNNLTSSKPILQYASAFDDEVQEAPYELPFQLPELETSDVTEVAEEVPEGPEEEAPVPELSESGPSHTSQHGPFYYFYQAEDGQQMFLHPVNVRCLLREYGSLEKSPESITATVVEIEGHTINEDVRRRHRYLSHLPLTCEFSICELNLQPPVLSKETLDSFADDLEKRKRLRQKKVRDERRRERRIEMEENRKQGKYPEVHIGLENLQQFPAFGSPPQHCLPLQAPDPAPGSPSVLSCSPASDGLMFPSLSGQSPCVSVAGVEEDSHCVSFAQMLKGGKARGEVGPKPAPKKDVFLAPPVADSDGESDGSDRVPVPNFQNSFSQAFEAALLRLDHTPAAPAQAPPTSEDKGGKKKKKKQKLLFSTSMVHAK comes from the exons ATGCTAAAGAGCTCGGACGCTCTCTCCCAGGAGTCCGGCCCCAGTCCTTCGCCCAGCTGCCCCAACATGGAGAAGAACCCGAACGCCAGCGGCAAAGTCCCGCCGCGCTCTTCAGGCCCCGCTCCCACAGACGCTAAGACCAAAACCG ATGCTAAGAGTAATGGAGGTTCCAAGCGCTACACCCGTAAGCGTGAGCCCTCCTTCCCCAAGGTGGAGGGTTTCCCAGGCCCCCGTCGCACCCACCCACAGAAAGGCAAGAGTTTCGACAAGAGACCCCCCCAGAGAGGCGCTGGAGGTGGCCGACCGGGTGGGCTCATGGGCGgtgggagaagagaagag GTAGCAGAGACCCGCCGGGCCGAATTTAGCCCGGCTCAGTTTTCTGGACCCAAGAAGATTAGTCTGAACCACTTGCTCAATTTTACCTTTGAGCCGCGCGGAGGCCATTTTGGCTCTGGAGGCGATGGCCATTCCTGCTGGGGTCGCCGCAACAAGTGGGGCCACAAGCACAAGCCCTTCAACAAGGAGCTTTTCCTGCAGGCCAA CTGCCAGTTTGTGGTGATCAATGACCAGGACTATCAAGCTCACTTCACTGACCCCGACACGCTGGTCAACTGGGACTGTGTGCAGCAAGTG cGCATCTACAGCCACGAGGTGCCGTCCTGCCCCATCTGCCTGTATCCTCCGGCGGCTGCACACATCACGCGCTGCGGCCACATCTACTGCTGGTCCTGCATGCTGCACTACCTCTCCCTGAGTGACAAGAGCTGGTCCAAGTGCCCCATCTGCTACGAGGCCGTGCACAGCGCCGACCTCAAAAG TGTGGTTGCCATGGAGACGCGTCAGTACGTGCCCGGCGACCGCATCACCATGCGTCTGATGTGCAGAGAGAAGGGCGTGCTGGTGGCACTGCCCAGCTCCCAGTGGGTTAAAGTGGAGGAGCCCATCCGCtttggag atGTGCGCCTGAGTGCGTACTCGAAGCTGCTGTTGGCGTCTCAGGAGCAGGTCCTGGGTCTTCTTGCCGAGGAGAGAGCAGCACTGAAGCACCAGCTCAGACAGGAGCAGGACGACCCTCAGGCCTGCTTCATACAGGGGGCCCTGCTTCagttacag GAGAGGGAGGACCTCCTGCTGAAGCAGAAGAGTCAGGACGGAGGTGCTGGGGGAGGAGCTGATGTGGGGAGACTGTCCCTGGCCGACCGCACACCTGCTGAGGTGGCCGTCAACAACCTCACCAGCTCCAAG CCCATTTTGCAGTACGCGTCCGCATTTGATGATGAAGTACAGGAGGCCCCCTACGAGCTGCCCTTCCAGCTGCCTGAGCTGGAGACCTCGGATGTAACCGAGGTGGCCGAGGAGGTGCCTGAAGGTCCTGAAGAGGAGGCCCCAGTCCCAGAGCTGAGTGAGAGTGGACCATCTCACACCTCTCAGCACGGACCCTTCTATTACTTCTACcaag cggAGGACGGGCAGCAGATGTTCCTACACCCTGTGAACGTGCGCTGTCTACTCAGGGAGTACGGCAGTCTGGAGAAGAGCCCAGAGTCCATCACCGCTACCGTGGTGGAGATAGAGGGACACACCATCAACGAG GATGTTCGCCGCAGACACCGCTATCTGTCTCACCTGCCTCTCACCTGCGAGTTCAGCATCTGTGAGCTCAACCTGCAGCCCCCTGTCCTCTCCAAGGAGACCCTGGACAGCTTCGCAG ATGACCTGGAGAAGAGGAAGCGCCTGAGGCAGAAGAAAGTGAGGGATGAgcggaggagggagagaaggattGAGATGGAGGAGAACAGGAAGCAGGGGAAGT accCAGAAGTGCACATCGGCCTGGAGAACCTGCAGCAGTTCCCGGCGTTTGGCTCCCCGCCCCAGCACTGCCTCCCTCTGCAGGCCCCAGACCCGGCGCCCGGCTCCCCCTCTGTGCTCAGCTGCAGCCCTGCCTCCG ACGGACTGATGTTCCCCAGTCTGAGTGGGCAGAGTCCCTGCGTGAGTGTGGCGGGCGTGGAAGAGGACTCTCACTGCGTGTCCTTCGCCCAG ATGCTGAAAGGTGGAAAGGCCCGTGGGGAAGTCGGGCCCAAACCTGCCCCAAAGAAGG ATGTGTTCCTGGCTCCTCCAGTGGCCGACAGTGATGGGGAGAGTGATGGTTCAGACCGGGTGCCAGTGCCAAACTTCCAGAACTCCTTCAGCCAGGCGTTCGAGGCGGCACTGTTGCGTCTGGACCACACCCCTGCTGCCCCGGctcaagctccgcccacttctg aggacAAAGGaggaaagaaaaagaagaaaaaacaaaagcTTCTCTTCAGCACATCTATGGTTCACGCAAAGTAA
- the pop5 gene encoding ribonuclease P/MRP protein subunit POP5 isoform X1 encodes MVRIKNRYLLCEVCVSERNSLQLLTETAIYEAIKAAVIKAHGVYGAALYSIGSSVTYVNAYTGVVLLRLRKAHYRLLWSALPFVTRIWSRGQNLQCFFNCIHIGGTIRTCQKFLVKYGRQQLCRMLPHCKTEAEKQEVRRAVLSCSLRKFRVAEEEHDSGSDDDFGEDREEEKVKPQTTDT; translated from the exons ATGGTCCGCATAAAAAATAG ATATCTACTGTGCgaggtgtgtgtttctgagcgGAATAGTCTTCAGCTCCTGACGGAGACGGCCATTTACGAGGCGATCAAAGCGGCGGTTATCAAAGCCCACGGCGTGTACGGCGCTGCGCTCTACAGCATCGGCTCTTCAG TGACCTATGTGAATGCGTACACGGGAGTGGTCCTCCTGCGGCTCCGGAAGGCCCACTATCGCCTCCTCTGGTCCGCCCTCCCCTTCGTCACCAGAATATGGAGCCGGGGGCAGAACCTGCAGTGTTTCTTCAACTGCATACACATCGGAG GGACCATCAGAACATGCCAGAAGTTTCTTGTGAAATATGGCAGACAGCAGCTCTGTCGAATGCTTCCACACTGCAAGACGGAGG CTGAAAAACAAGAGGTGCGAAGAGCAGTCTTGAGCTGTTCTCTCAGGAAATTCAGAGTAGCAGAGGAGGAACATGATAGTGGTAGTGATGATGATTTTGGAGAAGACCGTGAAGAGGAGAAGGTTAAACCACAGACCACCGACACGTAG
- the pop5 gene encoding ribonuclease P/MRP protein subunit POP5 isoform X2, with product MVRIKNRYLLCEVCVSERNSLQLLTETAIYEAIKAAVIKAHGVYGAALYSIGSSVTYVNAYTGVVLLRLRKAHYRLLWSALPFVTRIWSRGQNLQCFFNCIHIGGKRASDLRGNARDCYRVHLHVHPSRGCALHVNPALFQQACMGPSEHARSFL from the exons ATGGTCCGCATAAAAAATAG ATATCTACTGTGCgaggtgtgtgtttctgagcgGAATAGTCTTCAGCTCCTGACGGAGACGGCCATTTACGAGGCGATCAAAGCGGCGGTTATCAAAGCCCACGGCGTGTACGGCGCTGCGCTCTACAGCATCGGCTCTTCAG TGACCTATGTGAATGCGTACACGGGAGTGGTCCTCCTGCGGCTCCGGAAGGCCCACTATCGCCTCCTCTGGTCCGCCCTCCCCTTCGTCACCAGAATATGGAGCCGGGGGCAGAACCTGCAGTGTTTCTTCAACTGCATACACATCGGAGGTAAGAGGGCGTCAGACTTGCGTGGGAACGCACGGGACTGTTACCGCGTGCATCTCCACGTGCATCCTTCTCGCGGCTGTGCCCTGCATGTGAATCCCGCGCTATTCCAGCAAGCCTGCATG GGACCATCAGAACATGCCAGAAGTTTCTTGTGA
- the olfml2a gene encoding olfactomedin-like protein 2A → MIILGEMWTYRNIITCVCVLVLTENAFAINKLFGDLEPVRMTSEGSDCRCKCVMRPLSAEACSRLRGGAQRVDDFYAVETVSSGSDCKCSCTAPPSALNPCENEWRMEKLKKQAPELLKLQSMVDLLEGTLYSMDLMKVHAYMNKVVTQMNTLEETIKTNLSRENDFVRDSVVNLSNQLKRYENYSDIMVSIKKEISSLGLQLLQKDSAADSKAQATENKPKEAGKAPNKKALAAKPQAAKPPAKQPKEKPIKPVKKEPPAKPAKAAKPDPTPKTKVVGHQPGVIRGITYYKAERVDDSQPNTAERGERGNPAKAHTVHQIADKGGSELVLEAIEGTTAAAPTTTTTTTTVAMKPATPTITSTAVASQTSSSAVEFLTTSTSQSPPAIDKPTVTITPVLISKVSSGRSNWTRAGKSLECEGTIASVEMPVKHHSYGRNEGAWMKDPLAKDQKIYVTNYYYGNNLVEFRNLENFKQGRWSNLYKLPYNWIGTGHVVYNGAFYYNRAFTKNIIKYDLRMRYVAAWTLLHDVVYEDTTPWKWRGHSDIDFAVDESGLWVIYPSLDYDYSQQEVIVVSRLDPGDLSLRKETTWRTGLRRNSYGNCFIVCGVLYAVDAYNQKEAEVSYAYDTHTNTEATPHLPFTNEYAFVTQVDYNPREKVLYAWDNGHQLTYHIHFVGQ, encoded by the exons ATGATTATTTTGGGAGAAATGTGGACTTACAGGAATATTattacgtgcgtgtgtgtgcttgtcctGACCGAGAATGCCTTCGCCATAAATAAG CTCTTCGGTGACCTGGAGCCGGTGCGGATGACCTCTGAGGGTTCGGACTGCCGCTGTAAGTGTGTGATGCGGCCCCTCAGCGCTGAGGCCTGCTCTCGCCTGCGCGGGGGCGCCCAGCGCGTGGATGACTTCTACGCCGTGGAGACCGTCAGCTCGGGCTCCGACTGCAAGTGCTCGTGCACGGCGCCGCCTTCGGCTCTGAACCCCTGCGAGAACGAGTGGAGGATGGAGAAGCTGAAGAAACAGGCGCCCGAGCTGCTGAAG ctccaGTCTATGGTGGATCTGCTGGAGGGGACATTGTACAGTATGGATCTGATGAAGGTCCACGCATACATGAATAAGGTGGTAACGCAGATGAACACTCTGGAGGAG ACGATAAAGACAAATCTAAGCCGTGAGAATGACTTCGTTAGGGACAGCGTTGTGAATCTGTCCAATCAGCTGAAGAGATACGAGAACTACTCTGACATCATGGTCAGCATTAAGAAGGAGATCTCCAGCCTGGGACTGCAGCTACTGCAGAAGGACTCGGCTGCTGACAGCAAGGcccag GCCACGGAAAATAAACCCAAAGAAGCCGGAAAAGCCCCCAACAAAAAGGCGCTAGCAGCCAAACCCCAGGCAGCCAAACCCCCAGCGAAGCAGCCCAAAGAGAAACCCATCAAACCTGTGAAGAAGGAGCCGCCGGCCAAACCAGCCAAAGCCGCTAAGCCTGACCCCACGCCCAAGACTAAGGTCGTAGGTCACCAGCCCGGGGTCATTAGGGGCATCACCTACTACAAGGCAGAACGGGTGGACGACTCTCAGCCTAACACtgcggagagaggggagagag GAAACCCAGCCAAAGCCCACACCGTGCACCAGATTGCTGACAAGGGGGGTTCCGAACTCGTCTTGGAAGCCATAGAGGGTACCACGGCAGCAGCGCCAAcgacaaccaccaccaccacaactgtTGCCATGAAACCAGCAACACCAACAATAACATCAACAGCAGTTGCCTCACAGACCAGCAGTAGTGCTGTGGAATTTCTAACCACAAGCACCTCCCAGTCTCCACCGGCGATCGACAAACCCACTGTTACTATCACTCCTGTTCTGATAAGCAAGGTCAGCAGTGGGAGATCCAACTGGACCAGAGCAG GTAAATCCCTGGAGTGTGAAGGCACCATTGCATCAGTGGAGATGCCAGTGAAGCACCACAGTTACGGCCGTAACGAGGGGGCCTGGATGAAGGATCCCCTTGCCAAGGACCAGAAGATCTACGTCACCAACTATTACTACGGCAACAACCTGGTGGAGTTCCGCAACCTGGAGAATTTCAAACAAG GTCGTTGGAGTAACCTCTACAAGCTCCCCTACAACTGGATCGGCACGGGTCACGTGGTCTACAACGGAGCCTTCTACTACAACCGGGCCTTCACCAAGAACATCATAAAGTACGACCTGCGCATGCGCTACGTGGCGGCCTGGACGCTGCTGCACGATGTCGTCTACGAGGACACCACGCCGTGGAAGTGGAGGGGCCACTCCGACATCGACTTCGCCGTGGACGAGAGCGGCCTGTGGGTCATCTACCCGTCGCTGGACTACGACTACTCCCAGCAGGAGGTCATCGTGGTCAGCCGGCTCGACCCCGGCGACCTCTCGCTGCGCAAGGAGACCACGTGGAGGACCGGCCTGAGACGCAACTCGTACGGCAACTGCTTCATCGTGTGCGGCGTGCTGTACGCCGTCGACGCCTACAACCAGAAGGAGGCGGAGGTGTCGTATGCCTACGACACGCACACCAACACGGAGGccacgccccacctgcccttcACAAACGAGTACGCGTTCGTGACGCAAGTGGACTACAACCCCAGGGAGAAGGTGCTGTACGCATGGGACAACGGCCACCAGCTCACCTACCACATTCACTTCGTGGgacagtga